In Shewanella sp. VB17, a single genomic region encodes these proteins:
- the tssM gene encoding type VI secretion system membrane subunit TssM yields the protein MWSKLNYLFMKILPEIKSAMPILIVAIFVLINVGIWWAGPWLVVDEQQPLTSVMARAITSTIFSLSCFTFWGWLQWRKLKHYNLENEQSQQLKEDPIKGLVERQEVELNDVMSGLKDSLNTRNYLYALPWYLVLGVENAGKTSLINRSGQKFVFSSVMRASGKKTENPYSFDWWISDDAVLIDPDGELLTQKTVEGTNEGEMARRLWTHFVGWLENTRSRRPLNGVVLALDMASMISSATSERKAYAQLLRARLRELMETLSTRLPVYITLTKLDLLLGFEPFFRHYTQAQRDEIMGFTFSLNSVNDLDSWLAEFDADYRGFIERINAQLPRALLQCRDKEERTAIYSFTRQIAGSHQVLQEFLGDALASDQFSTSALVRGVYFSSVYQQGVPTNAYVDSASRRYGLRESINSAQKSDNSTPYFIHTLFHKIIYPEAGLASDNFKVAKQKRRLMMLSFVACSIASVLLVGTWHRYYLLNSHQADAVLNKVTAFNELNEVSSFDVLGKSIIPPLNTIRTATLEFGFFRDKPKFISDFGLYQGHTIGPKVEETYLKLLSYRYLPALLKQVATDMSRAPNKSNEKLAMLRVFRMMVDKSGRHDDFVKSYFTQVWQKSYEGDRILQTQLMEHLDYALLHTDLQSLRDAGAFEAEAKLKPYDSLIAQTQQELSSLPIEQRVYRQLKQSASSALGTSLDLKLATGPAYELVFAQRDAGKATLDPMKIPRLLSKQGFERYFIPKSDSIADLALIDSWVLGQSESTDFSQADKVALRNKIINQYILDYKSSWRKALNGFELQDFNDINHGVLVIDNFAISNRPINRILDSLTKNTELFPSMPDDLSAQKAILDSPQYQIAAKIDADFTGLNQLQKTDGNQPVYLDEVMDSIGRLHGYLKSIQDAPDVGKAALKAAQDRLTLSDTDPIYALARISASLPKPMDTMVGKMASESWKVILQSAIKHLEVRWYNEVFQEYQQNLASRYPFNPASTKQVSIDDFQRFFGPEGTLNTFYNDQMKMFLEENFDALNQFSQGNSNLVRNEVLASLKQAKQIQQAFFNPKGNLDVEFSLEALKMSANKRRSVMNIDGQFVEYTHGPQRGINLIWPNTLRKSALSKLTLVPTETEASPRSVEFEGPWAFFRLLDSAKMSGSSSTSVDYQFEVDKGDVTYRLRTRDNVNPFTTKLLSGFKIPKTLY from the coding sequence ATGTGGTCTAAGCTCAATTATTTATTTATGAAGATACTACCGGAGATAAAATCGGCAATGCCGATTTTAATTGTGGCTATTTTTGTGTTGATTAACGTCGGGATCTGGTGGGCAGGCCCTTGGCTTGTCGTTGATGAACAGCAGCCTCTTACGAGTGTGATGGCAAGAGCGATTACCAGCACTATTTTCTCATTGTCATGTTTTACTTTCTGGGGCTGGCTTCAGTGGCGAAAACTGAAACATTACAATTTGGAGAATGAGCAATCTCAGCAATTGAAAGAAGATCCCATTAAAGGACTCGTTGAACGTCAAGAAGTGGAACTTAATGACGTTATGTCGGGATTAAAAGACAGCTTAAATACTCGAAATTATTTATATGCTTTACCTTGGTATCTAGTATTAGGTGTAGAAAACGCTGGAAAAACCAGTCTGATTAATCGTTCAGGACAAAAATTTGTCTTTTCTTCGGTGATGCGCGCTTCAGGTAAAAAAACTGAAAATCCTTATTCGTTTGATTGGTGGATAAGTGACGATGCGGTGTTAATTGATCCTGATGGTGAGTTATTAACTCAGAAGACAGTTGAAGGTACCAATGAAGGCGAGATGGCAAGACGCCTATGGACGCATTTTGTTGGATGGCTTGAGAATACCCGTAGCCGTCGTCCGTTAAACGGCGTGGTACTTGCGCTCGATATGGCTAGTATGATTAGTTCTGCTACCTCAGAACGCAAGGCTTACGCACAGCTGCTGCGTGCTCGCCTACGTGAATTGATGGAAACCTTATCGACCCGACTCCCTGTGTATATCACCTTAACTAAGCTGGATCTTTTACTCGGTTTTGAACCTTTTTTTCGTCACTATACGCAAGCACAGCGTGATGAGATCATGGGCTTCACCTTTTCGTTAAATTCTGTCAACGATCTTGACAGTTGGTTAGCGGAATTTGATGCTGATTACCGTGGCTTTATTGAACGTATTAATGCCCAACTTCCTCGAGCATTATTGCAGTGCCGTGATAAAGAAGAGCGCACTGCGATCTACAGTTTTACTCGCCAGATAGCGGGATCACATCAAGTGTTGCAGGAGTTTTTAGGTGATGCATTAGCCAGTGATCAATTTTCTACCTCGGCTTTAGTCAGAGGAGTTTATTTTTCCTCGGTGTATCAACAAGGTGTGCCAACCAATGCTTATGTTGACAGTGCTTCACGTCGGTATGGTTTGAGAGAGTCAATTAATAGTGCTCAAAAGTCAGATAATTCTACACCTTACTTTATCCATACTTTATTTCATAAAATTATTTACCCTGAAGCCGGCCTCGCATCGGATAATTTCAAAGTGGCCAAGCAAAAGCGGCGTCTAATGATGCTCTCTTTTGTGGCCTGTTCGATAGCATCAGTTTTGTTAGTCGGCACTTGGCACAGATATTACCTGCTTAATAGCCATCAAGCCGATGCTGTGCTTAATAAAGTGACAGCGTTTAATGAACTTAATGAAGTGTCTAGCTTTGATGTGTTGGGTAAAAGCATTATTCCGCCTTTAAACACCATACGTACGGCCACGCTTGAATTTGGTTTTTTCCGCGATAAACCTAAATTCATTTCTGATTTTGGTCTTTATCAAGGTCATACCATTGGGCCAAAAGTAGAAGAGACATATTTGAAGTTATTGTCATATCGCTATTTACCTGCTTTATTGAAGCAAGTTGCGACAGACATGTCCAGAGCGCCCAATAAGAGTAATGAAAAGTTAGCCATGCTGCGGGTGTTCCGCATGATGGTGGATAAAAGTGGACGTCATGATGATTTTGTTAAGTCATACTTTACGCAAGTTTGGCAAAAGTCTTATGAAGGTGACCGAATACTCCAGACTCAACTGATGGAGCATCTTGACTATGCATTACTGCATACCGATCTGCAATCATTGCGCGATGCAGGGGCATTTGAGGCTGAAGCTAAGCTTAAACCTTATGACAGTTTGATTGCTCAAACGCAGCAAGAGTTAAGTTCGTTGCCCATAGAGCAGCGAGTGTATCGCCAGTTAAAGCAGTCTGCAAGTTCTGCTCTTGGTACATCTTTGGATTTAAAATTGGCCACTGGGCCAGCTTATGAATTGGTGTTCGCACAAAGAGATGCAGGCAAAGCAACACTGGATCCGATGAAAATTCCCCGTTTATTAAGTAAGCAAGGTTTTGAGCGTTATTTCATTCCAAAATCGGATTCAATTGCTGACTTAGCCTTGATAGACAGTTGGGTATTGGGTCAATCAGAATCGACTGATTTTAGTCAAGCTGATAAAGTTGCGCTTAGAAATAAGATCATTAACCAATATATTCTTGACTATAAATCATCATGGCGTAAGGCATTAAATGGTTTCGAATTGCAGGATTTTAATGATATCAATCATGGTGTCTTAGTGATCGATAATTTTGCGATCAGTAATCGTCCGATTAATCGAATTTTAGACAGCTTGACTAAAAATACTGAGTTGTTTCCCTCAATGCCTGATGATCTCAGTGCACAAAAGGCCATATTGGATTCACCGCAGTATCAAATTGCGGCAAAAATCGATGCTGACTTTACTGGGCTTAATCAACTACAGAAAACCGATGGTAACCAACCTGTTTATCTTGATGAGGTCATGGATTCTATTGGACGTTTACATGGCTATTTGAAATCGATACAAGATGCACCGGATGTGGGTAAAGCGGCGCTTAAGGCAGCGCAGGATAGATTGACACTCAGTGATACCGATCCTATCTATGCGCTAGCGCGGATCTCTGCCAGCTTACCTAAGCCTATGGACACCATGGTGGGGAAAATGGCCAGCGAGAGTTGGAAAGTGATCCTGCAAAGCGCGATTAAGCATTTAGAAGTACGTTGGTACAATGAAGTTTTTCAAGAATATCAACAAAATCTTGCATCACGTTACCCGTTTAATCCAGCATCGACTAAACAGGTTTCTATTGATGACTTTCAACGCTTCTTTGGTCCAGAAGGAACCTTGAATACTTTTTATAACGATCAAATGAAGATGTTTCTTGAAGAAAACTTTGATGCACTTAATCAATTTAGTCAAGGTAACTCGAATTTGGTGCGCAATGAAGTATTGGCATCATTAAAGCAAGCTAAGCAAATCCAGCAAGCCTTCTTTAACCCTAAAGGCAATCTGGATGTTGAGTTCTCACTTGAAGCACTTAAAATGAGTGCCAATAAACGCAGAAGTGTCATGAATATCGATGGGCAGTTTGTCGAATATACGCATGGCCCGCAACGCGGAATTAATTTGATTTGGCCTAACACACTAAGAAAATCAGCGCTTAGTAAGCTGACCTTAGTACCAACGGAGACAGAGGCTTCACCGCGTTCTGTTGAGTTTGAAGGGCCTTGGGCATTCTTCCGCTTACTTGACAGTGCAAAAATGTCTGGCAGTAGCTCAACCAGTGTCGACTATCAGTTTGAGGTGGATAAAGGCGATGTGACTTACCGTTTACGTACTCGTGACAATGTGAATCCGTTCACGACTAAGTTACTCAGTGGTTTTAAAATCCCTAAAACCTTGTACTAA
- the ybgC gene encoding tol-pal system-associated acyl-CoA thioesterase, producing MFRWPISIYYEDTDAGGVVYHANYLKFFERARTECLRAIGVNQTQLLAEDIAFVVTRAELDFCRAARFEQNLLVETLVIEMKKASLTFQQRLVDHQGVVYCEGKIVVACITLTRMKPRAIPQNIVQELKSGS from the coding sequence ATGTTTCGTTGGCCTATTTCTATTTATTATGAAGATACCGATGCCGGTGGCGTTGTGTATCATGCAAATTATCTTAAATTTTTTGAGCGTGCCCGTACTGAATGCCTAAGGGCTATTGGGGTTAATCAAACGCAGTTATTAGCTGAGGATATTGCGTTTGTGGTAACAAGGGCCGAGCTTGATTTTTGTCGTGCAGCTCGTTTTGAGCAGAACCTTTTAGTTGAAACGCTTGTCATAGAAATGAAAAAGGCGTCGCTGACATTTCAGCAACGCTTAGTTGATCACCAAGGTGTCGTGTATTGTGAAGGCAAGATAGTCGTTGCTTGTATTACCTTGACACGAATGAAACCTAGGGCCATTCCTCAAAATATTGTTCAGGAGTTAAAAAGTGGAAGCTGA
- the tolQ gene encoding protein TolQ, protein MEAEISIIGLFLQASVLVKLVMLTLLSLSIMSWAVIIQRRQLLNTVRKSSLKFEDKFWSGVDLNKLYKELSVRQETNTGLETLFHSGFKEYARLRKLNNKVPDAVMDGSYRAMRVSLSREMDKLETHLPLLATIGSTSPYIGLFGTVWGIMNSFIALGAVENATLAMVAPGIAEALIATAMGLFAAIPAVIAYNRFSTQVDKIEMLYANFMEEFSSILHRQAYSEKEEA, encoded by the coding sequence GTGGAAGCTGAAATTTCAATTATTGGATTGTTTTTACAGGCAAGTGTTTTAGTTAAGTTGGTTATGCTGACGTTACTTAGCCTCTCTATCATGTCATGGGCGGTTATTATTCAGCGTCGTCAATTGCTGAATACGGTCAGGAAGAGCTCGCTGAAATTCGAAGATAAATTTTGGTCTGGGGTCGATCTTAATAAATTGTATAAAGAGCTCTCAGTTAGGCAAGAAACCAATACGGGTTTAGAGACGTTATTTCATTCTGGTTTTAAAGAGTACGCTAGATTAAGAAAGTTAAATAATAAGGTTCCAGATGCTGTGATGGATGGCAGCTATAGGGCGATGAGAGTCTCGCTTTCAAGAGAGATGGATAAACTGGAAACCCATCTGCCTTTGTTGGCAACGATAGGCTCAACCAGTCCCTATATTGGTTTGTTTGGTACTGTGTGGGGGATCATGAATTCATTTATTGCATTGGGTGCCGTTGAAAATGCCACGTTAGCCATGGTGGCGCCAGGGATCGCAGAAGCGCTTATTGCAACGGCGATGGGACTATTTGCAGCCATTCCAGCTGTGATTGCTTATAACCGCTTTTCAACGCAGGTGGATAAAATTGAGATGTTATATGCCAACTTTATGGAGGAGTTCTCTAGTATCCTACATCGTCAAGCGTATAGCGAAAAGGAAGAGGCATAA
- a CDS encoding tail fiber domain-containing protein, which yields MTIKKITMLGFCFLTMFSVPVIADEPNDDECKINCPGDFDPWRSDKALKTNIRNIEHPMLSIKQIQGVKYEMKASGKTEFGFIAQDLQLVYPEMVMTDSGSGYLMVDYRAMIPTLLEAIKALETRISDLENR from the coding sequence ATGACAATAAAAAAAATCACCATGCTTGGTTTTTGTTTTTTAACCATGTTTTCTGTGCCCGTTATTGCCGATGAACCAAATGATGATGAATGTAAAATTAACTGTCCTGGCGATTTCGATCCATGGCGTAGTGATAAAGCACTAAAGACAAACATTCGTAATATTGAGCACCCAATGTTAAGTATAAAACAGATACAGGGTGTTAAATATGAAATGAAAGCATCCGGCAAAACAGAATTCGGTTTTATCGCGCAAGATTTACAGTTGGTGTATCCAGAAATGGTAATGACCGACAGTGGATCAGGTTATTTAATGGTAGATTATCGTGCAATGATCCCTACATTATTAGAAGCGATTAAGGCGTTGGAAACTCGTATTAGTGATCTTGAAAATAGGTAA
- the vasI gene encoding type VI secretion system-associated protein VasI gives MLQGKGLILSGLLLSASMCYAQAQTLDDAHSCVTITSKLERLYCFDRVFSTPLFTPSKVEVQGHAVEQTRALANEARRTSETHFLLGQEKNNPDNVWLTASAIGALPPRPILMLSCIDGISRVELILADYVDKGSVLVAINKSLTAGQRWISDDTGFVFRSGRGVPSIKRMKEMLAGESFTLHSDQAQFNDLQFDAQGLKQALKPLRNICGW, from the coding sequence ATGTTACAGGGTAAGGGATTAATCCTGTCTGGATTGCTGCTGTCCGCATCCATGTGTTATGCACAGGCCCAGACACTTGATGATGCTCACTCGTGTGTGACAATCACGAGTAAGCTTGAACGGCTTTATTGCTTCGACCGGGTGTTTTCAACCCCCTTATTCACACCTTCGAAGGTCGAGGTGCAAGGACATGCGGTAGAACAAACTAGAGCGCTGGCTAATGAAGCGCGCAGGACAAGCGAAACCCATTTCTTGCTAGGACAAGAAAAGAATAATCCTGACAATGTATGGCTGACGGCGTCAGCGATAGGCGCGCTACCTCCCCGACCTATTTTAATGCTGAGTTGTATTGATGGGATAAGCAGAGTAGAGCTGATATTAGCTGATTACGTTGACAAAGGCTCAGTGTTAGTGGCGATTAATAAATCGCTAACAGCAGGTCAACGTTGGATAAGTGATGATACAGGATTTGTATTTCGCTCTGGACGAGGTGTTCCTTCGATTAAACGTATGAAAGAAATGTTGGCAGGTGAGAGCTTTACTTTGCATTCAGATCAAGCGCAATTTAATGATTTACAGTTTGATGCTCAAGGATTAAAGCAAGCGCTTAAACCTCTTCGTAACATTTGTGGTTGGTGA
- a CDS encoding substrate-binding domain-containing protein, giving the protein MQYNFYLLFYCLLLSTPLMTRADNLRFALIPKETNNPFFIASGEGCKFAAKKLGNVECIFQGSANIDVRAQDKIISDLIDTGVDGIAVAISQSEFLASHSIKKAIEHQIPVITYDADFDPQTLKKYQHLRLSYIGSDDFELGKALGEQLTLYRPNGGVLAIQSGRPDSPNLNLRVMGVRSALSGKLYSTAPGERLNGDNGWTEISQPLYNFGQFDKALEDLKTVLNLYQDQKIDSFVAVGGWPQFIEGYRDIVEPYKLDIERKDIVVIIGDSAKIQRQYLQEHLAHANIGQNPFEMGKQAIFTLYKIVNKQKYEKQIMTPLTYCTQDNYRTCTGKN; this is encoded by the coding sequence ATGCAGTATAATTTTTACTTATTATTCTATTGTTTACTGTTAAGTACTCCCTTGATGACAAGGGCTGATAACCTTAGGTTTGCTCTGATCCCTAAAGAAACGAACAATCCATTTTTTATTGCCAGTGGTGAAGGGTGTAAATTTGCTGCAAAAAAGTTGGGTAATGTGGAGTGCATATTTCAAGGGAGCGCTAACATTGATGTTAGAGCTCAAGATAAAATCATTTCTGACTTAATCGATACTGGTGTCGATGGGATTGCAGTTGCGATATCCCAATCTGAGTTTTTGGCCAGCCATAGCATTAAGAAAGCAATCGAACACCAGATCCCTGTTATCACCTATGATGCTGATTTTGATCCACAAACCTTAAAAAAATATCAACACTTACGATTATCATATATAGGATCTGATGACTTTGAACTCGGTAAAGCGCTGGGTGAGCAGTTAACATTATATCGTCCTAATGGCGGTGTATTGGCGATACAGAGCGGACGTCCGGACTCTCCGAATCTTAACTTGCGAGTAATGGGAGTACGCTCTGCCCTTTCTGGTAAATTATATTCTACAGCACCGGGTGAACGATTAAATGGAGATAATGGTTGGACTGAGATCAGTCAACCTTTATATAACTTTGGTCAGTTTGATAAAGCATTGGAAGATTTAAAAACGGTACTTAACTTATATCAGGATCAGAAAATCGACTCATTTGTGGCTGTCGGTGGCTGGCCTCAGTTTATTGAGGGTTATCGTGACATCGTTGAGCCTTATAAATTGGATATTGAGAGAAAGGATATTGTTGTTATTATTGGTGATTCAGCTAAAATACAACGGCAATATTTACAAGAGCATCTTGCGCATGCCAATATAGGGCAAAACCCTTTTGAAATGGGTAAACAAGCCATTTTTACCTTATATAAAATTGTCAATAAGCAAAAATATGAAAAACAGATCATGACCCCATTAACTTACTGTACGCAAGATAATTATCGTACGTGTACAGGTAAAAATTAG
- a CDS encoding type VI secretion system ImpA family N-terminal domain-containing protein translates to MQNNTYKVQRFILASDLTELRNNAIYQQMRAEINRRNNPLSGGTDWEKVHQLAEQLICSVGADLLTSAYYISAACKTQGVSGLASGLELMLSIVSYSAELVQLPCEKVAETINWAVTKITPELKQMAATPANVREWYRCEYACQQLFELLKQKQPQHVPNLDVLGYLIFEKIDLIDSNKSKGLNSTITPRTDSPPQVNKSTKWPVLMMLSTLLMCSVLSSYLSVIYHEKIIAKAPSWLYQAPEVVVVPPLSVAQLIDKLFNLPLQEPLISVYPEQVMLLVDLDKHYRRFSVARTKMANLSQLAVQLPKNRRKVQGLSSDLAEYASSLTPILGRAYYIDDLLADQELGRAKFELTQLNNQLKALLIKRTLLTQAWNKQHKAVVLSGDNVSVTGNKKKVLFDVAADTSHSIPSIVKQ, encoded by the coding sequence ATGCAAAACAATACCTATAAAGTGCAACGTTTTATCTTAGCTTCAGATCTCACTGAGTTGAGAAACAATGCGATTTATCAACAAATGCGAGCCGAAATCAACCGACGTAATAATCCGTTGAGCGGTGGGACAGATTGGGAGAAGGTACATCAATTAGCTGAACAATTAATCTGCTCTGTAGGTGCGGATTTACTCACTTCAGCCTACTATATTAGCGCAGCTTGCAAGACGCAAGGGGTAAGTGGTCTCGCATCTGGCCTTGAGCTTATGCTGTCTATTGTGTCTTATTCGGCAGAACTTGTTCAGCTTCCCTGTGAAAAAGTGGCCGAAACGATTAACTGGGCGGTGACGAAGATCACCCCAGAGCTTAAACAAATGGCAGCTACGCCAGCAAATGTAAGAGAATGGTATCGCTGTGAATATGCCTGTCAGCAATTGTTTGAATTATTAAAGCAGAAACAGCCACAGCATGTGCCTAACTTGGATGTACTAGGTTACCTGATTTTTGAAAAAATCGATTTGATCGACAGCAATAAATCTAAGGGGCTAAATAGCACGATCACACCACGTACTGACTCACCGCCTCAAGTTAACAAGTCAACCAAGTGGCCGGTGTTGATGATGTTGTCGACACTGTTAATGTGCAGTGTATTGAGCAGTTATCTCAGTGTTATTTACCATGAGAAAATCATTGCTAAAGCACCGAGTTGGCTTTATCAAGCACCAGAGGTTGTGGTCGTTCCACCTTTATCTGTGGCACAACTGATTGATAAATTATTTAATCTGCCGTTACAAGAACCCTTGATTTCAGTTTATCCAGAACAAGTGATGTTGCTCGTGGACTTGGATAAACATTATCGACGTTTTTCAGTGGCGAGAACCAAGATGGCGAACCTGAGCCAACTTGCAGTTCAGTTACCTAAAAATAGGCGTAAGGTACAAGGGCTTTCATCTGATCTTGCAGAATATGCCAGTAGCTTAACGCCAATATTAGGCAGGGCTTACTATATTGATGATCTGTTAGCCGATCAAGAACTCGGGCGAGCCAAATTTGAATTAACCCAGTTGAATAATCAGTTAAAAGCGTTACTTATTAAGCGTACATTATTGACTCAAGCTTGGAACAAACAACACAAGGCAGTCGTGTTGTCTGGGGATAATGTCTCTGTTACAGGGAATAAAAAAAAGGTATTATTTGATGTTGCGGCAGATACCAGTCACAGCATTCCATCAATAGTTAAGCAATAA
- a CDS encoding META domain-containing protein, with amino-acid sequence MKMDSSIKVLSLGLAALFSSASFANDAIVLPSEVSTEYAITLTQEPTIVGSIFHGSTINCRNDFSEYSAKVVSNSDGYALQIVSGQRMDCRALIVRDFELDLDLYIDHPFPNSELFYHSLPLSNLIVDPYGTRVTLDMVQNHEWKLIEIDGEAVSSTATLEINHDAGISGNAGCNQFFGQSELKNNRLRVLRMGMTQMACRDMNIERIVSSVLSDWSSVSINNSQLTLKGTEYSLTYSYD; translated from the coding sequence ATGAAAATGGATAGTAGTATTAAAGTATTAAGTTTAGGCTTGGCAGCATTGTTTTCTTCAGCCAGTTTTGCAAATGATGCTATTGTATTGCCGAGTGAAGTATCAACAGAATATGCCATTACACTGACACAAGAACCTACTATTGTTGGTAGTATCTTTCATGGTAGCACTATTAATTGCAGAAATGATTTTAGCGAGTATTCAGCGAAAGTCGTGTCTAATTCAGATGGGTATGCATTACAAATAGTATCAGGACAAAGAATGGATTGTCGTGCACTTATTGTCCGTGACTTTGAATTAGATCTTGATTTATACATAGATCATCCATTTCCGAACTCAGAGTTATTTTATCACTCACTTCCACTATCAAACTTAATTGTTGATCCTTACGGTACACGAGTAACGCTTGATATGGTTCAAAACCATGAATGGAAACTGATAGAAATTGATGGCGAAGCGGTATCTTCAACAGCGACATTAGAAATTAACCATGATGCTGGTATAAGTGGTAATGCAGGCTGCAATCAATTCTTTGGTCAATCAGAACTGAAAAACAATCGTCTGCGTGTGTTACGGATGGGAATGACACAAATGGCATGTCGAGATATGAATATTGAGAGAATTGTATCAAGCGTACTTTCAGATTGGAGTTCTGTCAGTATTAATAACAGTCAATTAACGTTGAAAGGAACAGAATATTCTCTCACTTATTCATATGATTGA
- a CDS encoding ati2 chaperone, whose protein sequence is MDIYQQSLSFLGVDIKFNEYGIFSCELRSDKENEDDGILLTAIKNTLNLTLSVSISNHKELPNPMPDTLFLVFADQSLAPVYGGMGLGVLPDSRRLVAYQTLSLDKALDGAVQRMVEELTTEIEQWNEMIDKVNHTQDTSSHSTYHHFLKV, encoded by the coding sequence ATGGATATATATCAGCAGTCACTTTCATTTCTTGGTGTGGATATTAAATTTAATGAATACGGCATATTCAGCTGTGAGCTTCGATCTGATAAAGAAAATGAAGACGATGGTATTTTACTTACCGCAATTAAAAACACATTAAATTTAACCCTTTCGGTTTCCATTTCTAACCATAAAGAACTGCCCAATCCTATGCCTGACACATTATTTTTAGTGTTTGCAGATCAATCTTTAGCCCCTGTTTATGGCGGTATGGGATTAGGGGTATTACCAGACAGTCGCCGTTTAGTGGCTTATCAAACCCTTTCTCTTGATAAAGCATTAGACGGAGCCGTACAGCGCATGGTTGAAGAATTAACGACTGAAATTGAGCAATGGAATGAGATGATTGATAAAGTGAACCACACACAAGATACCTCGTCTCATTCAACATACCATCATTTTTTAAAAGTATAG
- the tssA gene encoding type VI secretion system protein TssA: protein MTHEYLKKITAPIAGESPVGERLHDDPLFDFVESQLMKVGSLSHAEVQWGEVETAIVTLLGTRSKDLKLITYLMQCVQYQASIERFSLSLGILDAFMQSFWETCFPAPGARGVLPRRKYFSQIMQRSIKVGESVDTQFCDPDSQSLLLSRLASLFETADKLELPTDDLAQLQTRLTRQFDRNEQSAPAVSHGSVQGSSGEVAQHSPPTSAPKLEIDSTNDKATKQTLLKVADFISEFETGIGLSLRIRRFATWFAISGVPVNANAAGETSLMPIATDRINEYKTQLERGADMALLRRIEQSLTLSPFWLDGHYLSAQIASALGQLEWAKAIHEDTAAFVVRLPKLLMMSFKGGMAFANAETRSWLDEGYGGNSFDCNGQGVEQQRAEVTELAESGGLSVAFASLNEHLQQASEPRDAFYLRLLGADLKQNHQLSAMASVDYQVLYEQANQTVLADWEPTLMARLKQKANFD, encoded by the coding sequence ATGACACATGAATACCTTAAAAAGATCACTGCGCCGATAGCGGGAGAGAGTCCCGTTGGAGAGAGACTGCATGATGATCCACTTTTTGATTTTGTTGAAAGCCAATTAATGAAAGTAGGATCGCTTTCTCATGCTGAAGTGCAATGGGGGGAGGTTGAAACCGCCATTGTGACCTTATTAGGCACACGCAGTAAAGATCTCAAATTGATCACTTATTTAATGCAGTGCGTGCAATATCAAGCCAGCATTGAAAGGTTTAGCTTATCATTGGGCATTTTAGATGCATTTATGCAGTCTTTTTGGGAAACATGTTTCCCAGCACCGGGTGCGCGTGGCGTCTTACCTAGGCGTAAGTACTTTAGTCAAATAATGCAAAGAAGCATTAAAGTGGGAGAGAGTGTCGACACGCAATTTTGTGATCCCGACAGCCAATCTCTCTTACTGTCACGTTTGGCGAGTTTGTTTGAGACGGCTGATAAATTGGAGTTACCCACCGATGATTTAGCGCAGCTGCAAACGCGCTTAACCCGTCAATTTGATCGCAATGAACAAAGTGCACCTGCGGTTTCTCATGGAAGTGTACAGGGCAGTTCAGGTGAGGTCGCTCAACACTCACCACCAACGAGTGCCCCTAAGTTAGAAATCGATTCAACTAATGATAAAGCAACTAAACAAACTTTACTCAAAGTTGCTGATTTTATTTCAGAATTTGAAACAGGTATAGGACTAAGTCTTAGGATCCGCCGCTTTGCGACTTGGTTTGCTATTTCTGGTGTGCCAGTGAATGCCAACGCAGCAGGAGAGACGAGCCTGATGCCAATAGCGACAGATAGGATCAATGAATATAAGACTCAGCTAGAAAGAGGCGCCGATATGGCATTGCTTAGGCGGATTGAACAGAGTTTGACCCTGAGCCCATTTTGGCTTGATGGCCATTATTTAAGTGCGCAAATCGCCTCAGCATTGGGGCAACTGGAATGGGCGAAAGCGATCCATGAAGATACGGCAGCTTTTGTGGTACGACTGCCTAAATTACTCATGATGTCATTTAAAGGCGGTATGGCATTTGCTAATGCAGAAACACGAAGTTGGTTAGATGAAGGTTATGGCGGTAACAGTTTTGATTGCAATGGACAGGGAGTAGAACAACAGCGTGCAGAGGTAACTGAACTGGCTGAGTCTGGTGGGTTATCAGTGGCATTTGCCAGTTTAAATGAGCATTTGCAGCAAGCATCTGAGCCAAGGGATGCTTTTTATTTGCGCTTACTGGGTGCAGATTTAAAGCAAAATCATCAATTGTCAGCAATGGCGAGTGTCGATTATCAAGTACTATACGAGCAGGCAAATCAAACAGTCTTAGCTGACTGGGAGCCTACGCTCATGGCTCGTTTAAAACAAAAAGCCAATTTTGATTAA